In Elephas maximus indicus isolate mEleMax1 chromosome 7, mEleMax1 primary haplotype, whole genome shotgun sequence, the following proteins share a genomic window:
- the LOC126078828 gene encoding olfactory receptor 8K3-like, producing the protein MEKHNLTDLNEFILMGITDRPELQAPLFGLFLIIYMITVVGNLGIIILTKIDSKLQTTMYFFLRHLAITDLFYSTTVGPKMLVNFVVDVSTISYYFCATQLAFFILFITNELFILSAMSYDRYVAICKPLLYTVIMSQSVCWVLVTITYLYSTFVSLLITIKIFNSSFCGYNVINHFYCDAVPFLSLLCSNTHEIELILLVVASIDIISSLLIVLVSYLLLLIAILRMNSAEGRYKAFSTCGSHLTVLVLFYGPSIFIYMQPMASHSIDTAKLASIFYTLVIPMLNPLI; encoded by the coding sequence ATGGAGAAACACAATCTAACAGACCTGAATGAATTCATTTTGATGGGAATCACAGACCGTCCTGAGCTGCAGGCTCCATTGTTTGGactgttcctcatcatctacatgatcacagtggtgggcaacttgggcatcatcatcctcaccaagatagACTCCAAACTACAAACaaccatgtacttttttctcagacacctggctatcactgatctttTTTACTCAACAACAGTGGGACCCAAGATGTTagtaaattttgttgtggatgTAAGCACAAtttcctattatttttgtgctacgcagctagctttttttattttgttcataacTAATGAATTAtttattctgtcagcaatgtcctatgaccgctatgtggctatCTGTAAGCCTCTGCTttacacagtcatcatgtcacaaagTGTGTGTTGGGTGTTGGTGACAATCACCTATCTCTACAgcacatttgtttctcttctcatCACCATAAAGATATTTAATTCATCATTCTGTGGCTACAATGTCATCAATCATTTCTACTGTGACGCTGTACCCTTTCTCtctttgctctgctcaaacaCACATGAAATCGAATTGATCCTTCTTGTAGTAGCATCTATTGATATTATTTCATCCCTCCTGATAGTTCTTGTTTCTTATCTGCTCCTTCTTATAGCTATTCTAAGGATGAACTCAGCTGAGggcaggtacaaggccttctccacctgtggatcccatCTGACGGTTTTGGTATTGTTCTATGGTCCGTCAATCTTTATCTACATGCAGCCCATGGCCAGTCACTCCATTGACACTGCTAAATTGGCATCAATATTTTACACCCTGGTTATCCCTATGTTGAATCCGTTGATTTAG